The window TGCATGCCGGCAACTTTGTAAACAAGTGAAGATGGAACAGGACCAGCCTGGTGTCTGACAGAATCCTGCATGTAGATCTGGAGCTCTTGGACTCCTAAAACCTCGGCCCTGGAGGAGAAAAATGtgatggaggggaagggatcAAGTTTGGAGAAAATAAGATCCAAGGGTGTTTAGGGTGAGAGTTGGACTTGAACACTAAGGGCTGGAGCATATGTCAACCAACAATAGCTATAGCCAAGTTCTATCTGTCATCGAAGAATGTTTTCTATGTCAGTGTGGACTCCCCTACCTTCCCTAAAGCAGGGTATAAATCAAGTGAATCAATCTTCTGGGGTAGTCGGGGAAGATTGGGGAGACATGATTGTTTTCTTAGGATTTGGATCCTTTTAATtgccttgtctttctttctgGGGACACCTaaaattcctttcttccttttctttccctgtctaGTCATTGCTGATAAAGATTAAATTAAGTATCTAAACACTGAGTGACAAGCCACAGAAGCAGTACTCTGACAGAGTAACACAGAGGCTGTGGGGGACTCTGGTTCACCAAGAGCTCAGGAGTTGCTGGGTTCATGTGGGGAAATGGTTTCCTGGTGATTGGCCTCCCCCTGAGCCTACACTGCTTACTCAAGATCAACCAACTAATCCCACCAAGGGCTCAGAGATCTAAGTCTGCTCAGACCCTCATTGGGAACCAGAGTCCCAGTTGCAGAAAGCATCATCACGCTAGAGAATAATCCACCTTATTGTCTAGTGCAGAATCCGACTCCGCCCCAGATACCTGAGAGATGTGTCAGAGGTGGACACCAGAACCACAATCCAAGGGCAGGAGATCTCGGCCCCCATTTGCATTGCACCCACGGCTTTTCACTCGATTGCCTGGCCAGATGGAGAGAGGAGCACAGCCAGAGGTATGAATCCACCCTTtccagaaggccagaagagagtgagaGGGACAGGGAGGATAGACCTCTTATAGAAAGGCCTTAGGGGCATCAATCTTGTTGGAATTAAATATGATGGCAAAATGGGGCAGCGGTggtgaatacctttaatcccagcacttgggagacagaggcaggaggatgtctgtgagttcaaagccagcctggtctgtagagctagttctaggattGCCAAAGctatcaaaaaacaacaacaacaacaacaaaaaaaaaacaacaaaaacaaaaacaaaaaaaaacctgtcttgaaaaaaaaaagataacaaaggGATTGTTTATGCCATTGTTTGCTTAGCATTGCATTTAGACTGTAAAAATTCATGCACTGGCATTAATTATTGATTAGGCCAAATTCTCTGGCCACTAATGTAGCCTCATAGTGAGATTAACCTGCTGGGGAGACACTGAAATGATAAAGGCAGGAaatgagaaataataatttcatagCCATGACACATGGTTGTACCTTTTCCATTTGATAAATAGAGGAACTAATAAAGCCACATAGGGAAGGAGGAGTGGGAGTCAGTCttcttattttatgttatgttcaTCTTCCACTACAAAGCTATGATTTTGCAATGGAACATCTCCTGTCTCTAAATCCACTCTCTTCCACCAAGGAATTCATAGGTGTGCTTTCCTGCCTGAAGGGTATAATACACCCAATGGCATCTCTGGGGATTCAGTAAAATCTCTTGTTAGAAAATCTTCATCATCAAAACCAAGATTTGCAGAGCAGCTTACACAGAAGAGAACACAAACACTAGGCCTCTCTATTGAACCAAACAGTCTCTCATCCTGCCCTGTGGGGAAGTAGAATGAACTTGGGCTTTAACTACACTCACTGGGCAACCTGGTCAGAGGCTACTTCAAACAACTCTGCCTTCCAAACTGGCTCACACCCTCTGCTTTGCAGCTGCTCAGGAAGCTGATGTCTGCTATATCACCAGCATTTATGCTAGTTATACCCTGGAAGACATTGTTGCTGCTGCCCCCAGAGGCCTCAGATGGTTCCAATTCTGTGTGCAGTCAGACTGGGAGCTCAACAGGCAGCTGATTCGGAGAGCAGAAGCCTTGGGTTTCAAAGCTTTGGTGATCACTACAGATGCACCAATACTTGGCAAAAGGCGACAGATTCTCAGAAACCATCTGAATTTAGAGGAAAAACTGAAGGATCTCCTACCACCTGAAGAGGTGAGAAGGATATCAGACTCAAAGGGCATTACTTATTAGAAGAGTTTAGAATAAGGAGAGACCATTATTttgcctccctctttccttctccttccctccttccttcatcacccatctctcccatccttcctccccctctcatGCCCTCTTTTCCATGCCTGCCTTGTTGTGGCAGACACTAGAGGATAGCAGTTAAAGTGGCTGACCTTGTTTCAGCTGCCCAGAGCCTCCAGGCAGAACTTCAGACCAAATGTTCCCATCTCTGAAGCCGCTCAGCCTGTCCTCAGAGATGCTCAACCAGGGTTGATGTTGGGAGACAGGAGAGCCTTAGCGATGCGCTGTGCACGAATTGCAGAGTAAACTCTTCATCtaatattttccatttcatgATGGGCTCCGGAAGTGATTATTTTTCATGGAATATATAGGCAAACTGACTCTCAGAAGAGGACACTCAGAGCACAGGTGTATAGATAGCTAGTCCAGCCAGCTGAGGCCCCAATCTGCTGCCTTGAAAACTTAAAACTCCTCCAGAAACATCAAGGCTCCACAGCACATCTTTTGGAAACTATTCAATTAAGGTACAACAAAGGACATTTCCTTCATCAAATTCGAACTGATGTCATGCCTCTGAAAGTGAAAATCATGGCTATAGTGACAATGGCCTTTTCTGCCTGTGGGCAGCTGTGATTTTTCTGGGTGTCCTTGAACCAGGAAACACATCAAAAATGTATGGAAATCTGCTGCATACTGTGAGGCAGGGCTTGCCTAAAGTTTGTATTGCTTTGGTTTTATTAGGTCATGCATAGCTCAACCATAAAGTGTTAATgtggctgggcggtgatggccCATACCATTaaccccagtactctggaggaagagccaggcctcAAACTACTCAGAGATCTAAGTCTGCTCAGACCCTCCCTGGGAACCAGGGtcccagccaggtctacagagcaaattccaggacagccagagctgttatatgaggaagaagaagaataaggaaatggagggagagggagagagagagagagagagagagagagagagagagagagagaagaaaaaagaaaaaatgccaaaCCGAcctgtaattatttttctttttcatctaacATACTGAACTCGGCAGCCCTTTACAGCATAGATTTGTCTTATCTGTCAATGTGTCTCCAACTCCTAGATTAATTATCAAGCAAAGACTTTGATTAATGGTCAATGAACAACTCATGGAATTAGCAATTCTTTATAAAGCTTTCATGAAAGAAGGGAGTTAGAATCAGTGTTGGGTAGTGTTGCTTGCTTTTCATAGCTTATAAATATGAGTGCTCCAAGTTTGTGTCATCTTTTGAGTAAATCAAGTGGTGTAAGCATTTGTGACTAACATTCACCTCATTCCCTACAGAGAAATTCTATACATTTGCCAAGTACATCTTTCTGCTGGAATGATCTCTCCTTGCTTCAGAATATAACTCGATTGCCCATTATCCTCAAAGGGATTTTGACAAAAGAGGATGCAGAATTAGCCATGAAACACAATGTCCAAGGCATCCTTGTTTCCAACCATGGTGGAAGGCAGCTTGATGAAGTTCCTGCTTCAGTAAGTAGGATGACTTCAGGGTATTATGTCTGAATGTTCTATGCATGTCTACACCAAAACCCCCTCCTAAATCTGGTACACATTGTCCTCTCACTTCTTACAGGTATTACCTATGGATTTTAAGGATGGTAAATTActaaaaatacattatacacGTGACTGTTTTTGTGAACTGTATGTGTAACATATCTAAACCTTGTGAGACTGCTGAAAAACAGATACATCCTTGTTGTACAGTTAGGATACTGGAGTCTAGAGACATCAACTAATGTGTACAAGTTCGCAATAGATAATGAGGTAGACTAAGGGAGATGTTCAAAGGCATTGAGGACCCTGTCTTCAGCCAGGAGTGATCAGATTAAAGCTGATGTGTCTTCACGGATTTTTAGAAACCAAGATTTCCTATCTGACACAATGCAGGGAGAAGCAGCAGTTCATGTGGACACATAAGTGTTTTTCATAATGGAGCTGAAATGTCCTGATTCACTAATGCATAACTACACTGGTGAATCATTTATTAAGAGCTACACTAGCTTACATTAGCTTACACTAGCTCACAAATGTGTGTCCGTTCTagtggttttttgagaaagaaaatgagcaaagGGAAGTAGGGAAAATCTTTAAATGGGAAGAATTGGTTGTTAATTTGACTTCATAGATATATTTATGCTATCTTTTCCCCAAAAGCTATTCTCATTTTAACAAACAGAAGTGaagctttttcctccttagttcctttTGCCTCATAAAATATCCCTGAACAAAAGGAAATGATTAAAAACACCCCTAATTTTATCACAATCATTGGTGGGTTGTTATTGCTACTTAttattacaaataaatcttttttgtttttaaaaatatatacatattaatatgtTTCACAATTTCCTTCTTTCCAGTTACTCAATGTATTAGGCACATACTTATGTTTATAAGTTTCTCTTCTGTTTAATGATGTGTCATGAATGGGCAAATTATATAACCATATAATCAACCCCTTATTGTTGAAC is drawn from Onychomys torridus chromosome 6, mOncTor1.1, whole genome shotgun sequence and contains these coding sequences:
- the LOC118586397 gene encoding hydroxyacid oxidase 2-like — translated: MSLVCVADFKAHAQELLSKSSWDFIEGKADEGITYKDNIAAFKRIRLRPRYLRDVSEVDTRTTIQGQEISAPICIAPTAFHSIAWPDGERSTARAAQEADVCYITSIYASYTLEDIVAAAPRGLRWFQFCVQSDWELNRQLIRRAEALGFKALVITTDAPILGKRRQILRNHLNLEEKLKDLLPPEERNSIHLPSTSFCWNDLSLLQNITRLPIILKGILTKEDAELAMKHNVQGILVSNHGGRQLDEVPASIDALTEVVAAVKGKVEVYMDGGVRTGNDVLKALALGAKCIFLGRPILWGLAYKGEHGVKEVLNILKTELHTSMALSGCRSVAEISPDLIQFPRL